The Salvia miltiorrhiza cultivar Shanhuang (shh) chromosome 1, IMPLAD_Smil_shh, whole genome shotgun sequence genome has a window encoding:
- the LOC131006799 gene encoding D-xylose-proton symporter-like 3, chloroplastic: MALNCAPPLLNLNLKLWNKHRQAHFCVTKKSNDVSAAISSRNALLPGSHSRSILANDNGFRMHFVRAAARPNLTKVGASSDEAQSLNSETAEQEDFAWSSVLLPFVFPALGGLLFGYDIGATSGAAISLTSPELSGINWFNLSAIHLGLVVSGSLYGALFGSLIVYPLADFLGRNRELIIAALLYLSGGLLTAYSPGLGVLLLGRCLYGLGIGMAMHGAPLYIAETCPSQIRGTLISLKELFIVLGILLGYFVGSFEINAVGGWRYMFGFSAPIALIMGLGMWSLPPSPRWLLLRAVQGKGSLQEYKEKAVLALNKLRGRSTDDKASEKQIEETIVSLKTAYAGQDSEASFLEVFQGPSLKAFIIGGGLVLFQQITGQPSVLYYAGPILQTAGFSAAADATKLSVVVGIFKLLMTGVAVLKVDDLGRRPLLIGGVGGLALSLLLLSAYYKFLGGYPLVAVAALLLYVGCYQISFGPISWLMVSEIFPSRTRGKGISLAVLTNFGSNALVTFAFSPLKELLGAENLFLLFGAIAILALVFVVVYVPETKGLSLEEIESKLSK, translated from the exons ATGGCTCTAAATTGTGCTCCGCCATTGCTAAACTTGAATCTCAAGCTGTGGAACAAGCACCGACAAGCCCATTTCTGCGTCACCAAGAAATCAAATGACGTAAGTGCCGCTATCAGTAGCAGAAACGCTCTTCTCCCGGGTTCTCACAGCCGCTCAATTTTGGCAAATGATAACGGATTTAGAATGCATTTTGTACGGGCTGCTGCTAGACCCAATTTGACCAAG GTTGGAGCTTCTTCGGATGAAGCTCAATCGTTGAATTCCGAGACTGCGGAGCAGGAGGACTTTGCTTGGTCTTCTGTTTTGTTACC TTTTGTATTCCCTGCTTTGGGGGGTTTGTTATTTGGCTATGACATCGGCGCTACATCTGGAGCTGCTATTTCACTGACG TCACCTGAGCTCAGTGGTATCAACTGGTTCAACCTTTCAGCTATTCATCTTGGTTTGGTG GTTAGCGGCTCCCTTTATGGTGCTCTTTTTGGTTCGCTCATTGTATATCCCTTGGCTGATTTCCTCG GAAGGAATAGAGAACTTATCATTGCGGCCCTCCTCTATTTGAGTGGTGGTTTGTTGACCGCCTATTCTCCTGGCCTTGGAGTTCTCTTACTAGGCCGATGCCTGTATGGTCTCGGTATTGGGATG GCAATGCATGGGGCGCCTCTTTATATTGCAGAGACCTGTCCATCTCAGATTCGGGGCACGTTAATATCTCTAAAGGAGCTTTTCATAGTTCTTGGGATATTG TTAGGTTACTTTGTTGGTAGTTTCGAAATCAATGCTGTTGGAGGGTGGCGTTACATGTTTGGATTCAGTGCCCCAATCGCATTGATTATGGGGCTAGGAATGTGGAGTCTCCCTCCATCTCCACGATGGTTGCTTCTTAGGGCTGTTCAAGGTAAAGGGTCCTTGCAAGAATACAAGGAAAAAGCTGTGCTTGCATTGAATAAACTGAGAGGCCGATCAACTGATGATAAAGCATCTGAAAAACAAATTGAAGAAACCATTGTTTCCTTGAAAACTGCATATGCCGGTCAGGATTCAGAAGCAAGTTTCCTCGAGGTTTTTCAGGGCCCAAGTCTGAAAGCCTTCATAATTGGTGGAGGATTGGTCCTTTTTCAGCAG ATTACTGGGCAACCAAGTGTTTTGTACTATGCAGGTCCAATTCTTCAG ACTGCTGGATTTTCTGCTGCCGCTGATGCAACAAAACTCTCAGTCGTTGTGGGGATATTTAAG TTGCTCATGACTGGAGTAGCTGTCCTGAAGGTTGATGATCTAGGAAGAAGACCCCTGTTAATAGGAGGGGTTGGTGGGCTT GCTTTGTCTCTGCTGCTGCTTTCTGCCTACTACAAGTTCCTAGGAGGGTATCCTCTTGTCGCTGTAGCTGCATTGCTTCTCTATGTCGGTTGCTATCAG ATATCATTTGGACCTATCAGTTGGCTTATGGTGTCCGAGATCTTCCCTAGTCGGACCAGAGGAAAGGGTATCAGCCTTGCAGTACTTACGAATTTTGGCTCAAACGCTTTAGTAACCTTTGCATTCTCACCATTGAAG GAGTTACTTGGAGCCGAAAATTTGTTTCTTCTATTTGGAGCAATTGCTATCCTCGCGCTTGTGTTTGTTGTAGTCTATGTTCCTGAGACCAAAGGGCTGAGCTTGGAAGAAATTGAATCCAAACTTTCAAAGTGA